Sequence from the Cytophagia bacterium CHB2 genome:
CCTTACCCAGGGCGGATTCGTCAACGGTTTTACGATGACGGCGAACAAATCGAAAGTTTATTTTGGTGTTGTTCTCGATACGGGCAAACATTACGAATTAGAGTTGTTGGTGGCTTATTTTGACTCCAGCAGAAACTTCTATGGCAATCCGCTTTCGCTCAACCTGAACTCTCATCCGCCGGACAGCATTCCCTGGTACAATCCCGGCAACTTGGGCTATGATGGCTATCCTTCCATCACGGCGGACGGCAAATGGTTGTATTTCGAATCCGATCGCGGTCCTGACTGGAATGGGAACAATTTTCACGACATTTATGTCAGCCGGTTGTTGATCGACGAAAACGGCAATCCCGTGAGCGTGAAAGATGAGCCGGTAGTTTTCCCAGTCGGCTTCGAGCTGCACCAGAATTTTCCCAATCCGTTCAATCCTGAAACGATCATAACTTTCCGGATAACCCAGCCGGGCGAGGTGATCGTTGGAATTTATGATACGCTGGGCCGGCAGATAAGAGAATTGCTTACTCAACGCCTGACTTCCGGGCTTCACAAGGTGATGTGGAACGGTCGAGACAGTCAAGGTCAGTTGTTGCCCTCAGGGGTGTACTTCTGCCGGCTCCGGGCTGGAAAGCATGTCCAATGGCGCAAAATGCTGCTCGTTCGGTGATTGCATGTCCGGCATGATTCAATAAAGATCAGCCTTCATTTTTGCGACAGTCTCTTCCACGCTTTTCAGCCGCGTTTGCATTTCCGCCAGCATGATTTTCAATTCCTCAACTTCATTGCGCAAAGAGGGTGAGGCGGCAACCGGCGAAGCTGTTTCGTTCTCGTTTTCATATTCGAAAAACAAATGCCGGTACCGCACTTCCTTTTGGCCCGGCTGGCGCGGCCCTTGTTCGGCCAGTGAGGGCTCGCGTC
This genomic interval carries:
- a CDS encoding T9SS type A sorting domain-containing protein yields the protein MKHLFAIWISFLICMNLAHSQAPPLAPEVWSEPVKLDVIGIGGQPSISPMSDQLFFVGSLDTAGSDILRSRKIGSVWQPPTQINSNINQGLEFAPAISPNGRKLYFRRYGGGYGGWDLWASEWSDSLNDWQSASNLGPNINSEKDEWFCFTPDDTTLYFGRLFGTLIVNVLVSKWNASLKEWGTPRSFDNERLTQGGFVNGFTMTANKSKVYFGVVLDTGKHYELELLVAYFDSSRNFYGNPLSLNLNSHPPDSIPWYNPGNLGYDGYPSITADGKWLYFESDRGPDWNGNNFHDIYVSRLLIDENGNPVSVKDEPVVFPVGFELHQNFPNPFNPETIITFRITQPGEVIVGIYDTLGRQIRELLTQRLTSGLHKVMWNGRDSQGQLLPSGVYFCRLRAGKHVQWRKMLLVR